In Dryocola sp. LX212, the genomic stretch TACAGCTCAGCGATAAGTCGACGGTCATCGTTCCGAATTCTCAGCTTATCTCGCAGAACGTGCGTAACGCCACCATGGGTAATGCCCAGGGCGTCGCCACCATTACGCTGACTTTCCCACTGGATATCGACCCGGAGCAGGTGCGTAATTTACTCCTCGAAGCCTATGGCCTGCACGAATCCATTCTGGAAAACCCGGCGCCTTCCGTTAGTTTTAAAGAGCTGGGGCCAAACGGGATCGTGCTGAGCGTGACCGGCTACGTGAACAGTCCTCGTATGGTCGGCGGCGCGCGCAGCGACCTGCTATATGAAATTCTCAAGATGCTGCGGGCGGCGGATATCAACCTCAGCCAGACGCAAACGATGATCCTGGAGCAGCCCGCTAAAGTGGTCACCGCCGAGTAATCCCCTACGCCGCTGGCGCGCCAAAAGCCAGCGGCGCCTTCGAACGCAAGCCGCAGAAAATCGCTCGAAACCCCGCTGCGGACAGCTATAGTTATTAAGAATATTTACCGCAAAACACATTCGCCAATTTGATTTATATCAACGTGGCTCGCCCCGGGCAGCCGCATTATCTCGCCGGACAAATATTCCATTTCATATATTCACATAGCGTGAGTAATGTGAAAGTTAAAATAAGAGAGTGAATGATGAGCAAACTGAAAACGATGGCGCTGGTTCTGGGATTTGTGGCTTTTTCAGCCAGCGCGGCGCTGCCGCTGTTCAACGGAAAAGGCGCGCCGGGTGATGTGCATATCGACCAGAATGGCCCGGTCTATCTGAACGGCAAAGAGCTGAAGCTGAAGAAAGTGAACGACAACTTCTATGAAGCTCGCGGTCAGGGCGTGGTGCTGTCTATCGCGGTAATGCCGGATGGGAACGCGTCTGTAAGCTGGACGGGTAAAAACCGTGCCCACGGTGAAATCCTGCCCGCAGATCAACAGGCGGTGAAAGGCCCATCTGGACGCGATCTGGACTGTTCTCGTGCGGATTTAACTAATGCTGAAATGAAGGCCTGCCAGTAAAAAAATAAGGTGGATGACGCTTCGCTTATCCACCCTACGTTTGCTTCATTGTCGGGACAATAAGCAAAGCGTCAACCACCAGTTTCAGTCGTAGGGCGGATAAGCTTAGCGTCATCCGCCGGTTTCAGTTACTTCTCAGGGCGTAAAGCCTTCACCTGCTCAGCAGTGACATCCCCCGGTAAGCCACCCCAGGTCACCCGCAGATAGTTCACCAGCTGGGCAATCTGCTCGTCGTTCAGACGATCGCCAAAGCCCGGCATGCTCTGCATGCTTTCGCCATTCGGGAAGTTCTGCGCAGGCAGACCATCCATTACTGACACAATCAGGTTTTTCGCATCCGGCTGGCGCAGTGTGGCATTGTTCAGCATCGGCACCGCGACGTGCGGTTTACCCTCTCCTTCACGGGCGTGACACCCCGCGCACTGATCCAGATACGTCATGCGACCTGCATCATTACCCTCACCGGTCATCGCCGCAGCCGCTGCCGGTGGCTTCTCGCCCATCAGGTAGGTCGCCATCGCCTGCCGATCTTCTTTCGTCAGATGCTGCGTGCTGAGATCGACCACCATATGCATTTCGCTGAACGCGCTGCCCTGTGGCGCAATGCCCGTCGCCAGGAACTGCTTCACGTCGCCCTGCGTCCAGCCCCGCTGCGCCATCGCTTTCGGCGTGATATCCGGCGCCATAAAGCGGCCCAGCGGCCCGCCCTGCATCGCTTTGTCCAGCTTCATCTGGCCCAGCAGTCCCCGCTCGGTATGGCATTCACCGCAGTGGCCCAGCACGTCCGCCAGATAGCGGCCACGGTGCCAGTCGGCGGAGTTGCCTTCTGAAATCGCCGGCAGCGGATCTTTACTGTGGAACAGAATATTCCAGCCAATCAGCGCGACGCGCTGGTTGAACGGGAAGGTCATATCGTTATCCGGAATGGCTACGTCCACCGCTGGGCGCGTCATCAGATACGCGTACATATCATCTGAATCCTGCCGCGAAATGCCCTTATAGGAGGTGTAAGGCATCGCCGGGAACAGATGGCGTCCGCCCGGTGCAACGCCGTCGGTCAGCGCTTTGTAGAAGTCGTCTTTCGTCCAGCGGCCAATGCCGTAGTCTGCGGACGGCGTGATGTTGCTGCCGAAAATCGTGCCGTAAGGGGACGCTAACGGATAGCCTCCTGCCAACGGCGCACCGCCTGATGCCGTGTGGCAGGCCGCGCAGTCCGCTGCTTTAGCCAGATACTTGCCGCGTTCAATTTGCTCTTTGCTGGCGGTGACCTTCTGCACCGGACCGTCCCAGGTGCGGTATTCCCGCCAGTAGAGCACCGCGACGATAATAATAATTATCGCCAGCACGATTAGCGCGAGACGCTTTTTCATTTCACCGTCTCCTTCAGCAGCCCCGGCGTTTTCAGCACCACGTCACGCACCGCTTCGTAGTAGCGTACATAGCCTGTACAGCGACAGATATGATTTTCCAGCGCTTTGGAGATAGCCCCTTCCAGATCTGCGCGGGCGATCGGTTGGCGCTTGAGCTGTTCAACAAAGATAGTCGCAGCATTCACAAAGCCTGGCGTGCAGTAGCCGCACTGGAAGCTGTAGTGATCAAGGAATGCCTGCTGGATGGCAGACAAAACCACTTCACCCTGTTCATCAACTTTCGCGATACCTTCAACGGTTCGTACTTTTTTACCGTTAAAGAAATGCGCGCCGGTGATACAGGTACGCACTTCTTCGCTGGTGCCGCTTGGGCTATCGACAATCGCCACGCAGGCGTGGCAGATGCCCTGCCCGCAGCCCAGACGGGAGCCCGTCATGTGAACATATTCGTGCAGGAAGTCGATCATCATCAGCCCTTCCGGCACGTCCACCGGGCCGTACTGCTTGTTGTTCAGGGTCAGGGTTAGCGGCCTGGTTTTGATGCTCATGGTAATACCTCACGAATATTTTCAGCACGGACGGGCAAATCACGGAAACGGTGGCCGGTGGCGTCGGCGATGGCGTTAACCAGCGCGGCGACAACCGGGATCATGACGACCTCAGCCATGCCTTTCGGCGGATCGGTTTCCGAAAGTGCAGGCATGATGTCGCCGGTCTGCTGCCAGACCGCAACGTCGCCTGCGCGCGGCAGGTGATAACGGTTGAAGTTCCACGTTCCGTCACCCGGCCCGTCTTCGTATAGCGGGAGATATTCGTGTAAAGCGTGGCCGATCCCCATGGCCAGGCCGCCCTGCAGCTGCCCGGAGACCAGCTCCGGCACAATCAGGTTGCCGCACTCCATAATCGAGTGGTGGTTAAGCACGTCGACTTTGCCGTCGGCACGGCCCACGGCAACCTCCACCAGCGTGCCGACCGCACTGTAATAAGTTACCGACGCGTTGTTACGCTGCGTTGGCGGATAGTAAACGTGTTCACGATTGATCGCGGCAAACTCGCCTTTACCAGTACGCACGGAAAGTGCGTCGACCGGCAGGCGGCGGCTCTGGTTAGCGATGGTGAAATCTGCTTCCGCCCACTGCCAGCGGTTGAAGACGTGAACAACCGCACCGGTTAGCAGGCCCAGCTCGTAGGCCTTCTTCGCCAGGCGCTCAAAGCTGAGGATTTCCATCCCCGCGCAGGTCAGGCCGCCTTCCACCCAACGAGCGTCTTCAATACGCACGACCAGCGGTGCCGCCTGGCCGCCGCCGATGCCCGTGGTCCAGATGGCCATCGCCGCAGGCCAAAGCCCATGTTCAAACACCAGCCGCGCCGCTTCACGCGTACTGTGAGAGAAATAGAAAGCAGAGTTGCTCGCGCTTGACGGTGAACAGTAAGACGGTGACCAGGCCGGATTCGCGGCGAGCTTGTCCTGCTCTTCCTGGGACATGATGTACGGATCGCCGCTGGTGACGACCGGCAGCATGGACCAGTCGGTCACGGAGAAATGAGAGCGATCGGCAGGTTTACCCAGCCACTGCGCGCAAAGCACGGACTGGGAGGTGGACATGCCTGTGCCCATTTCCGCGCCGCTGTGGTACAGGGTGATGCGCCCCTCTTCGCTGAACTCTACGCGGGCAAAGGAGGTTTCCGCGCCGGTACCGAAGTCTTTCTGTACGCAGCCGAAGCCCACGCCGTAAAGCTTGCCAGGGTTTTTGCTTTCGAATTCCGCTTTACGCTTTGCGCGATCGATCCAGATTTCATGTTTAGCCGCTTTCGCCAGCACTTCATCAACGCGAATCGCACCCGCAGGGATTGCCCCCTGGGTATTTTTCATTCCGGACTTCAGCGCGTTACGCATGCGGAACTCGATCGGATCGAGCTTCAGTTCGGCGGCAATTTCGTCCACCATCATCTCGGTGGCGGCCATACTTTGCAGCGTGCCGTAGCCTCGTGCCGAACCGGCGTCAATCGCGCGTGAAGCGATGCCAACCGCAGAGAGATCGCTTTTCGGGAAGTAATAAATGGACTGTGCGGCGGTCGCCCCCACCATCGCTACGGATGGCGTAAAGTTGCTGCGCCCGCCGCCGTTGGCGATCATCGAGCCGTAGAAGGACTGCATCATGCCGGTGCTTTTATTCACCCCGATGGTGTAATCCATATCAAACGCATGACGCTTGATGGAGGTCTGGAACTGCTCGTAGCGGTCGTTCGCCAGGCGCACGGGATTGCCGTCGCCGTACATCGCCGCGACTGCGCCGTAATAAGGGAAGTTGTAGTGATCTTTCGAGCCATAGCCCACGGTATAGCAAGGGTGCAGGATCAGCTGTTTCACCGGCGGGATACGTTTTGCCAGCATACGCGGCAGCTCGTCCGCTACTTCCTGCGGTGACTGGGTTGGCACCACCAGGTGCAGCGTCTGCGTGGCTTCGTCGAACCAGCCGTTGGCATTATCCGGCTCCAGCGCTGCGGTATCAATGGACTGCGTGGTGTAGCGACGGGAGAGCACCAGCCAGTCGTCCGGCGGGCTCTTAAGCTCATCGGCGATCGTCGCGGCGAAGTGCATGCCCTCTTCGTCCAGCTTGCCGCCCTCACGCCCTTCAGGCCAAACCGGCAGGTGTTTTTTCATCGCCACCGGGAAGATCGGCATATCTTTCAGGCTGGAGAACTGGTCGTCATCCTGGGAGGTTGCGCCGCCCACGCGCACAAAGCGGAAGGTGCCCCACGGGTCACGCTCCAAAGGGCCTGTTTCTGCACCGTATTTCACAACGCCTTCTTTGAATTTGATCTTGTCTTTGGCAAAGCGGAAGCGGGCAAAATCATGGTAAATGAGGATCGCTACGGCCTGGCCCAGATAGGCTGGCGTTTTGCCCGACGGCAGCAGCATGTCATCGCCATAAAACGCCGGGAAAGCAAGGCCATCGCGCGCCAGATCTTCCGCGGTGACAACGCGGTCCGGCTGCAGATCGTCGCCCAGCGAAGAGAGGTCGATGCCCGCGAACAGGCGATCGGCTTTGCTGGTGCGGATAATAAAGGCGTGGGCCTGTTTCTGCGGCCAGTGCGGCATGTCTACGGCGCGAATATCACGGGCAAAGACCTTATGCCCCATGACTTTAGAACGGCCATCGATTCTGAAACGGATGCGTTTTTTTTCAGGGTCCCAGTTGGGTGCGAGAAGAATTTTCTCTTCGAATAAAGCGGCGTATGCGCGGCTGTAGAGCGGGGCCAGATAGACTGAAACGCCCGCGACCACCGCGCCGGTAATAAACCGGCGCCGTGATGGATTAAACTTGCTCATAAAGCTTCCCTTTAAAACTATTATTGTCTTTTTATTTGCTGCCGAAGGGTGATTAAAAATGCATCTCCGTAGTGATTATAAGCATATGCTTTTAAGTGAAACCCTGTGACAATTAACATCTCATTTTCATAAAAAAAACAAATTTGATTACTACGGAGAAGGAAAACATCCTCATGAAGCCAGGCATTATTATTGCCGCTGCGGGCCTGGGTACGCGCTTTAGCCTCGCCGGCGGAATCGGACATAAGCTCAATGCTGCGCTGGCAAAGGGCTGCGTGTTTGAACAGACGCTGCGTAACGCCTGTGCCAGCGGTCTTGAGGTACATGTGGTGACTCGTCCAGACAACCTTCACGTCCAGCAGATCTGCTCCGCACAGCGCATCCCCTTTACCCTGGTTGCGAGCGAAGGGCTCGGGGAATCCATTGCCGCAGGCGTTGCGGCGACGGACAGCTGGCACGGCTGGCTGGTCCATCTTGCCGATATGCCGTTTGTCCCCCCTGCCGTTTTCATACAGATAGCCGATGCGCTAGGGCAACACGCTCTGGTACGTCCTCGCGCAGATAACCAACCCGGCCACCCGGTTGGCTTCTCTTCCGTCTGGCGTAAAGAACTTTGTCAGCTAACGGGTGACGACGGCGCGCGTGAACTTTTGCGCGGCCAGCCGCTATATTTCATAGAATTAAAAGATTCAGACTTTCTGCGGGATATCGATCTCCCGTCGCAGCTGCCTTCAGCGAGTAATAATGCCCATGCAACATCTTGATATTAGCGTGCTCAACCAGTCTCTTAGCTGGCTGGAACTGCAGCCGGTCTGGCTGTGTACCGTACTCAGAACCTACGGTTCCTCCCCGCGCTCGCCTGGCGCGCTGATGGCGGCAACGGCGGACGGACGCTTCTGCGGTTCGCTGTCCGGCGGCTGCGTTGAGGATGATTTTTTACAACGCATCGGCGCTGGCGAATACCGGGCCGCCAGCCAGATTGTTCGCTACGGTGAAGGCGGCCTGACGCCCGGCATCGCGCTGCCCTGCGGCGGCGTGCTGGATATTCTGGTGGAATATTTACCCGCCGGGGAGGCAAGCACCACTTATGTGGCAAAGATGCTGGATGCGCTGAACGGCCATTTCGCCCTGCAAAAGCGCCTCGAAGTTGGGCAGCCCTGCAGGCACCTGGAAGTGACCGATTTTGCTGACATCACTCAGGTCGACGTTAACGGGCAGGCGATCACCCTTCACGTTGCCGCCGCACCGCGGTTGTTTATCGCTGGCCTGTCGAGCGTGGCGCTCTACTGCGCTGACTTTGCTCAGTCGCTGGGGTTTGAGGTTGTGGTCTGTGAAAACCGCCCGGACGCACTGGAAAACTTTGCTGGGCAGCTCAAACCCGGCGTCATGCTGCTGAAACAGTTTCCGGCCAACTATCTGGAGCAGCAGAACTGTCATGCCAACACCGCTATTGTGGCGCTAACCCACGATCCACGCATGGACGACCTTACTATGATGGAGGCGGTAAACACGCCTGCGTTTTATATCGGCGTGATGGGGTCGCAGAAGAACAGCGCAAAACGCCTGCAACGGCTGGAAAATATTGCGGAATTAAACAGAGAAGAACTCAAGCGAATTCAGGCACCCATCGGCCTGAAACTTGGCAGCAAAACGCCAGCGGAGATTGCGCTGGCGGTGATGGCGGATATCGTAAAACGGAAAAACGAAGCGCGGGGTTAAGCTTTTTTAGGCTGCACTCGTGCGGTCAAACCACGCAGGAAGTAGCGCAGGAACTGGTCGCCGCACTCGCGGAAGTTTTTGTGTTCCGGCGCACGCATCATCGCAGTAATCTCCGGCATGGAGATGCGGAATTCCTGCGAGGTCAGAATGTCCAGCACGTCATCACTTTTCAGATCGAAGGCAATGCGCAGCTTTTTCAGGATAATGTTGTTGGTCATCTTGCGCTCAAGTTTTGGCGCAGGGCGGCTTTCGTCTTTGCCGCGACGAAAATAGATCAGGCCGTTTAAGAAGTTAGCCATCAGAATGTCCGGGCAGAGCTTGAAGTTCTCTTCTTCTTCCTTTTTGGTCCAGGTCACGATTTGTTCAGTAGTGACCGTGGTATCCGTCAGGGCGAAAATTTTCACCATGTCGTCATTGTTCAGGTTCAGCATGTAGCGCACGCTGCGTAATACGTCGTTGTTCATCATGGTGGAAAATCTCTCGTTCAAACTCTCGAAAAGCGGGCAGTATATCGGGTTCTTGAGTGGTTCGCAGAATTAGTAGTGCAGGCGGCACTGGATAATAATCAGCAGCTCGTCGTTAACGCTGTAGACCAGGCGGTCCGCATCATTGATGCGCCGGGACCAGAAGCCGCTGAGATTACCGCGAAGCGGCTCTGGCTTGCCCAGCCCTGAAAAAGGGGTTCTCTGCGCCTCTTCTATCAGTTTATTGATACGCCTTAACGTTTTCTTGTCCTGACTTTGCCACCACAAATAGTCTTCCCATGCGTGGTCGGTCCATGCAAGCATCCTATTCGTCTTCATCGATAATCTCTCTCCTTGAGATTTGTCCAGTCTGTACCTGTGCTATGGACTCCATCAGCCGCGTGGCGTTCGCTGGGGAACTGAGCAAATGGACGGTTTCCACTAGTGAATTGTAATAATCAAGCGACATCACGACTGAATCCTCTGCATCCCTGCGCGTGATGACGGTGATATCTGCGTTATCCGCCACTTCATCAAGCACGGATTTAAGACGATTACGCGCCTCAGAAAAAGTAATAACCTGCATAGCTGCCTCACATGTACTATTTACGGTACAAGTATAGAGCCAATCATACGGATAAACCACTCTCTTTAAGGGAGCATTTTTGCGGAGGGAAGTGATTCACCCTCTTCCACCAGGAAGAGGGTAAGAGGACATTTAAACAGCCCGGAAAGCGATATCGGCTGGGATAACTTCACCCTGCCAGTAGAGCTGCGCCGCTACGCGGCCTGCCAGTTCGCGATATATCGCGGTGAATTCGCTGTCAGGGCGGCTGACCACGGTTGGCGTGCCCGCATCCAAATCTTCACGCAGTGTAATGTGCAATGGCATCTGGCCCAGCAGCGACGTGTGGTACTGCTCAGCCAGTTTCTGCGCGCCGCCGGTACCGAAGATAGCCTCGTGGTGTCCGCAATTGCTGCAGATGTGCATGCTCATATTTTCGACGATGCCGAGGACCGGCACATCCACCTTCTCAAACATCACTATGCCTTTACGGGCGTCGATAAGCGCAATGTCCTGTGGCGTGGTAACGACCACGGCACCGGTAACAGGAATGTTTTGCGCAAGCGTCAGCTGGATATCGCCGGTACCCGGTGGCATATCCAACACCAGATAATCCAGATCCGGCCACAGGGTTTCCTGCAGCATCTGCATCAGCGCCTTGCTGGCCATCGGGCCGCGCCAGACCATGGCGTTTTCGTCTGTCACCAGATAACCGATGGAGTTAGTGGCAAGCCCGTGGGCGGTAATCGGCGTCATGTGCGTGCCGTCCGGCGAAGTGGGACGTTCGTGCTCCGCGCCCAGCATGGTCGGGATAGACGGGCCATAAATATCCGCATCCAGAATACCGACCTTCGCACCTTCTGCGGCCAGCGCCAGCGCCAGGTTAACCGCCGTGCTCGACTTACCTACCCCACCCTTGCCGGAGCTGATGGCAATAATGTTCTTCACGCCGCCGATGCCCGGATGATTTTTTACGCGCTTTAAGGTGGCGATGTTGTGGCTGAGCTGCCAGTCCACGGCTTTCGCACCGGTGATACGCAGCAGATCCGAGCTGCACTGCTCCTGGAGCGCTTCGAAACCGCTGCGCCAGACGAACGGCATCAGCAGCTCAACGTGCAGCGTGTCGTCAAGCATCGCGACGTGGTGCAGTGCTTTGAGTGTGGTGAGGTTATGCTTCAGGGTTGGGTGTTGAAAATTGGCCAGCGTTCCGGCAACCATGGCGCGCAGCTGCTCCGGGGACTTACCTGGCTGGGATTGAGAGTTCATCCCGACTCCTTATGTTTTTTATCGACTATTGCAGTTTGTTAAGCATACCAGATGCCGCCTGGGGCGATAAAATTTCCTTGTGCGCCTTGTGTGGTTTACCCCGGGGCGGGCTTTCGGTTAACATCAAAGCCCTTTTCTCTTTAGAAGATGCAATTCCTACTATGGCTCATGTCGCGAAAAAATTATTGGTAACGTGCGCACTCCCGTACGCTAACGGCTCAATCCACCTCGGTCACATGCTCGAGCACATTCAGGCTGACGTCTGGGTCCGTTACCAACGAATGCGCGGCAACACGGTCAACTTCATCTGTGCGGACGACGCCCACGGTACCCCTATCATGCTGAAAGCCCAGCAGTTAGGCATTACCCCGGAGCAGATGATTGGCGAAATGAGCCAGGAGCATCAGACGGACTTCGCCGGCTTTAACATCAGCTATGACAACTATCACTCCACGCACAGCGATGAAAACCGCGAGCTGGCGTCGCTGATTTATGGCCGACTGAAAGAGAACGGTTTTATTAAAAACCGTATCATTTCGCAGCTTTACGATCCGGAAAAAGGCATGTTCCTGCCGGACCGCTTCGTTAAAGGCACCTGTCCGAAGTGTAAATCACCGGATCAGTACGGCGATAACTGCGAAGTCTGTGGCGCGACCTACAGCCCAACCGAGCTTATCGAGCCTAAGTCCGTGGTCTCCGGCGCGACCCCAGAAATGCGTGATTCCGAACACTTCTTCTTCGACCTGCCTTCGTTTAGCGAAATGCTTCAGGCCTGGACCCGCTCCGGCGCATTGCAGGAGCAGGTAGCCAACAAGATGCAGGAGTGGTTTGAGTCTGGCCTGCAGCAGTGGGATATCTCCCGCGATGCACCTTACTTCGGCTTTGAAATCCCGGACGCGCCGGGCAAATACTTCTACGTCTGGCTGGACGCGCCGATCGGCTATATGGGCTCCTTCAAGAACCTGTGCGACAAGCGCGACGACCTGAACTTTGACGAGTACTGGAAAAAAGACTCCACCACCGAACTGTATCACTTCATCGGTAAAGACATTGTCTACTTCCACAGCCTGTTCTGGCCGGCGATGCTGGAAGGCAGTGGCTTCCGCAAGCCAACTAACCTGTTCGTGCACGGCTATGTAACGGTAAACGGCGCGAAGATGTCCAAGTCCCGCGGCACCTTCATCAAGGCCAGTACCTGGCTGAACCATTTTGACGCCGACAGTCTGCGCTATTACTACACTGCGAAGCTCTCTTCCCGCATCGACGATATCGACCTGAATCTGGAAGATTTCGTGCAGCGCGTAAACAGCGACATCGTCAACAAGGTGGTCAACCTGGCGTCCCGTAACGCGGGCTTTATCGCCAAACGCTTCGACGGTCAGCTGTCCGCTGAGATTGCCGACCCGGCGCTGTATAAAACCTTCACCGACGCGGCGCAAAGCATTGGCGAAGCGTGGGAAAGCCGCGAGTTTGGCCGCGCTGTGCGTGAAATCATGGCCCTTGCCGACGTGGCAAACCGCTACGTTGACGAACAGGCACCGTGGGTAGTTGCTAAGCAGGAAGGCCGCGACGCCGACCTGCAAAGCATCTGCACCATGGGCATCAATATGTTCCGCGTGCTGATGACCTGGCTGAAACCTGTGCTGCCAACGCTTGCCGAGCGCGCAGAAGCTTTCCTGCACTGCGAGCTGAGCTGGGACAGCATCAACGCCCCGTTGCTCAACCACAAGGTGAACAACTTTAAGGCGCTGTACAACCGCATCGAGATGAAACAGGTTGAGGCGCTGGTTGAAGCATCGAAGGAAGAAGTGAAGGCGGCAGCGGCCCCGGCAACCGGCCCGCTGGCGGACGACCCGATTGGGGAGACCATTACTTTCGATGACTTCGCAAAAGTTGACCTGCGTATCGCGCTGATCGAGAAAGCTGAATTCGTGGAAGGCTCCGACAAGCTGCTGCGCCTGACGCTGGAAATCGGCGGCGAGAAGCGCAACGTCTTCTCCGGCATCCGCTCTGCCTACCCTGACCCGTCTAAGCTGGAGGGCCGTCTGACCATGATGGTGGTCAACCTGGCGCCGCGTAAAATGCGCTTCGGCATCTCCGAAGGCATGGTGATGGCCGCAGGCCCTGGCGGTAAGGATATCTTCCTGCTAAGCCCGGACAGCGGCGCACAGCCCGGCATGGCCGTTAAGTAAAAACAAAATACCCCGGCAAGCCGGGGTATTTTTTTATCAATGAGCAGGGTGATTGTAGGGTGGATAAACGTCAGCGTCATTCACCGGGTTTATGCATCCGTCCGGCTACCCACATTTTTATCCTTCAGAAACACCACCATCAGCCCCAGCCACAGCACGCCGCCCAGCAGGTTAAACAGGCTGAACAGCCCGCTGCCGCCGTGGAGATAAGCGTGCTTGCTGACTTCAATCCCAACCGTAAAGATCAGCATCTGCAGCATGCCCATCGCCGCCGACACCGTGCCCTTGCTCATCGGGCTTGCAAACAGCGTCAGGCGCACCAGGCCTGCGTTGGCAAGGCCAATCCCGTAAGCGTACAGGCTAAGCCCTGCGGTCATCCACAGATAAGCATGGCTGGAGACGACGGTCGCTGCCGCCGCCACAATCAGGCCCGGCACAATCCACCAGCCGCCCATAATAATCAGCGAGCGCACGCTGCGCCGCGACGTTAAGCGCGCCAGCACCAGGTTCCCCAGAATCAGCGCGCCGAAGATTGGCACCTGCAGCAGACCGTATTCGTAGGTGCTGAGCTGTTCACCGCTGATGATAATTACCGGCGATTGAGCAATCCATGCCAGCAGCGGCAGGCTGACAAAGCCGATAGCCAGCGATCCGGCGACAAAGCGGACGTTTTTCAGGACCAGCTTGTAGTCATGCCCAAGGTCTTTGAGGGAGAGCTTCTCGCCCAGACGCGTGGCGGTTTCCGGCATCGCGCGGTGCAGGCCAAAGAATGAAAAGGCTGCCAGGAGGGCGAACAAAATAAACATGGTTTCCCAGGGCGCATAATGCACCCACGCCGCCCCC encodes the following:
- a CDS encoding c-type cytochrome; the protein is MKKRLALIVLAIIIIIVAVLYWREYRTWDGPVQKVTASKEQIERGKYLAKAADCAACHTASGGAPLAGGYPLASPYGTIFGSNITPSADYGIGRWTKDDFYKALTDGVAPGGRHLFPAMPYTSYKGISRQDSDDMYAYLMTRPAVDVAIPDNDMTFPFNQRVALIGWNILFHSKDPLPAISEGNSADWHRGRYLADVLGHCGECHTERGLLGQMKLDKAMQGGPLGRFMAPDITPKAMAQRGWTQGDVKQFLATGIAPQGSAFSEMHMVVDLSTQHLTKEDRQAMATYLMGEKPPAAAAAMTGEGNDAGRMTYLDQCAGCHAREGEGKPHVAVPMLNNATLRQPDAKNLIVSVMDGLPAQNFPNGESMQSMPGFGDRLNDEQIAQLVNYLRVTWGGLPGDVTAEQVKALRPEK
- a CDS encoding (2Fe-2S)-binding protein; this translates as MSIKTRPLTLTLNNKQYGPVDVPEGLMMIDFLHEYVHMTGSRLGCGQGICHACVAIVDSPSGTSEEVRTCITGAHFFNGKKVRTVEGIAKVDEQGEVVLSAIQQAFLDHYSFQCGYCTPGFVNAATIFVEQLKRQPIARADLEGAISKALENHICRCTGYVRYYEAVRDVVLKTPGLLKETVK
- a CDS encoding xanthine dehydrogenase family protein molybdopterin-binding subunit; the protein is MSKFNPSRRRFITGAVVAGVSVYLAPLYSRAYAALFEEKILLAPNWDPEKKRIRFRIDGRSKVMGHKVFARDIRAVDMPHWPQKQAHAFIIRTSKADRLFAGIDLSSLGDDLQPDRVVTAEDLARDGLAFPAFYGDDMLLPSGKTPAYLGQAVAILIYHDFARFRFAKDKIKFKEGVVKYGAETGPLERDPWGTFRFVRVGGATSQDDDQFSSLKDMPIFPVAMKKHLPVWPEGREGGKLDEEGMHFAATIADELKSPPDDWLVLSRRYTTQSIDTAALEPDNANGWFDEATQTLHLVVPTQSPQEVADELPRMLAKRIPPVKQLILHPCYTVGYGSKDHYNFPYYGAVAAMYGDGNPVRLANDRYEQFQTSIKRHAFDMDYTIGVNKSTGMMQSFYGSMIANGGGRSNFTPSVAMVGATAAQSIYYFPKSDLSAVGIASRAIDAGSARGYGTLQSMAATEMMVDEIAAELKLDPIEFRMRNALKSGMKNTQGAIPAGAIRVDEVLAKAAKHEIWIDRAKRKAEFESKNPGKLYGVGFGCVQKDFGTGAETSFARVEFSEEGRITLYHSGAEMGTGMSTSQSVLCAQWLGKPADRSHFSVTDWSMLPVVTSGDPYIMSQEEQDKLAANPAWSPSYCSPSSASNSAFYFSHSTREAARLVFEHGLWPAAMAIWTTGIGGGQAAPLVVRIEDARWVEGGLTCAGMEILSFERLAKKAYELGLLTGAVVHVFNRWQWAEADFTIANQSRRLPVDALSVRTGKGEFAAINREHVYYPPTQRNNASVTYYSAVGTLVEVAVGRADGKVDVLNHHSIMECGNLIVPELVSGQLQGGLAMGIGHALHEYLPLYEDGPGDGTWNFNRYHLPRAGDVAVWQQTGDIMPALSETDPPKGMAEVVMIPVVAALVNAIADATGHRFRDLPVRAENIREVLP
- a CDS encoding NTP transferase domain-containing protein, translating into MKPGIIIAAAGLGTRFSLAGGIGHKLNAALAKGCVFEQTLRNACASGLEVHVVTRPDNLHVQQICSAQRIPFTLVASEGLGESIAAGVAATDSWHGWLVHLADMPFVPPAVFIQIADALGQHALVRPRADNQPGHPVGFSSVWRKELCQLTGDDGARELLRGQPLYFIELKDSDFLRDIDLPSQLPSASNNAHATS
- a CDS encoding XdhC family protein; the encoded protein is MQHLDISVLNQSLSWLELQPVWLCTVLRTYGSSPRSPGALMAATADGRFCGSLSGGCVEDDFLQRIGAGEYRAASQIVRYGEGGLTPGIALPCGGVLDILVEYLPAGEASTTYVAKMLDALNGHFALQKRLEVGQPCRHLEVTDFADITQVDVNGQAITLHVAAAPRLFIAGLSSVALYCADFAQSLGFEVVVCENRPDALENFAGQLKPGVMLLKQFPANYLEQQNCHANTAIVALTHDPRMDDLTMMEAVNTPAFYIGVMGSQKNSAKRLQRLENIAELNREELKRIQAPIGLKLGSKTPAEIALAVMADIVKRKNEARG
- a CDS encoding DUF1456 family protein, translating into MMNNDVLRSVRYMLNLNNDDMVKIFALTDTTVTTEQIVTWTKKEEEENFKLCPDILMANFLNGLIYFRRGKDESRPAPKLERKMTNNIILKKLRIAFDLKSDDVLDILTSQEFRISMPEITAMMRAPEHKNFRECGDQFLRYFLRGLTARVQPKKA
- a CDS encoding Txe/YoeB family addiction module toxin; amino-acid sequence: MKTNRMLAWTDHAWEDYLWWQSQDKKTLRRINKLIEEAQRTPFSGLGKPEPLRGNLSGFWSRRINDADRLVYSVNDELLIIIQCRLHY
- a CDS encoding type II toxin-antitoxin system Phd/YefM family antitoxin, with the protein product MQVITFSEARNRLKSVLDEVADNADITVITRRDAEDSVVMSLDYYNSLVETVHLLSSPANATRLMESIAQVQTGQISRREIIDEDE